A window from Anser cygnoides isolate HZ-2024a breed goose chromosome 1, Taihu_goose_T2T_genome, whole genome shotgun sequence encodes these proteins:
- the PCDH20 gene encoding protocadherin-20 — protein MGTVSGCRGEERRRAGGGAGALLGRSRRRRPGMGPPGSRGSTSSARGSLQHLLLFLLFVGPFNCFASYSRATELFYSLNEGLPAGVLIGSLARDLRLPTAGGQRPTAPQPPLSFTLASRGLGGQYVHLDNRSGELHTSALEIDREALCVESGGAAVFGEADSMSSSSSSSSSSLSSESCLLLLDVLVLPQEYFRLVKVKIAIRDVNDNAPHFPVPHIHLSVPENAPVNTRLAIEHPALDPDVGTNGVQTYRLRDNYGVFTLDVEENESGERTPYLIVMGALDREAREEYVTVIIAEDGGAPPLVGSATLTIGISDINDNCPQFSDSQLNVTLYGNSSLGTHVATVHAEDLDLGSNAEITYSYSQKVPQPSRDLFHLDESTGAITLSSKIDGDAPRLHRLIILGNGPGCIPAVITVLVTIIKVMMRPPEVVPRFIANEVEGVVYLKELEPINTPIAFFTIKDPDEKYKVNCYLDGDGPFRLSPYKPYNNEYLLETTKPLDYETQQLYEISVVAWNSEGFNVNKIIKIQVLDDNDNSPVFSQQLIELSIEENNVPNAFLTKLHATDADSGERGEVSYFLGPDAPSYFSLDKTTGVLTVATQLDREEKEKYRYTVKAVDSGFPPRESIATVTITVLDKNDNSPRFINKDFSFFVPENFPGFGEIGVISVTDADAGQNGWVALSVLNGSDIFVIDTGKGVLRAKVSLDREQQSSYVLWIEAVDGGDPALSSTAKITILLLDINDNPPLVLFPQSNMSYLLVLPSTLPGSPITEVYAVDKDTGMNAVIAYSIIGRRGPRPESFRIDPKTGNITLEESLMQNDYGLYRLLVKVSDHGYPEPLHSTVMVNLFVNDTVSNESYIESLLRKEPDINIEEKQPQISIEPTHQKMESASCMPTLVALSIISLGSIALVTGMGIYICLRKGKKHHRADENMEVQIPLNGRINLHMLEKKPMEISNI, from the exons ATGGGCACGGTCTCGGGCTGCCGCGGGGAGGAGAggcgccgggcgggcggcggagcgggcgCGCTGCTGGGGCGCAGCCGGCGGCGGAGGCCGGGCATGGGGCCCCCGGGCAGCCgcggcagcaccagcagcgccCGCGGCAGCCTCCAG CActtgctcctcttcctcctcttcgtTGGACCTTTCAACTGCTTCGCCAGTTACAGCCGCGCCACTGAGCTCTTCTACAGCCTCAACGAGGGGCTGCCCGCTGGGGTGCTCATTGGCAGCCTGGCCCGTGACCTGCGGCTGCCAACAGCTGGCGGGCAgcgccccacagccccccagccacccctctCCTTCACCCTGGCCTCCCGTGGCTTGGGGGGACAGTACGTGCATCTGGACAACCGCTCCGGAGAGCTGCACACCTCGGCCCTGGAGATCGACCGGGAGGCTCTGTGCGTGGAGAGTGGTGGGGCCGCTGTCTTTGGGGAGGCAGATAGcatgtcctcctcctcctcctcctcctcctcctcactctCGTCCGAGtcatgcctgctgctgctggacgtGCTGGTGCTGCCGCAGGAGTACTTCCGCCTGGTGAAGGTGAAAATCGCTATCCGAGATGTCAACGACAACGCTCCCCACTTCCCTGTGCCCCACATCCACCTCTCGGTGCCTGAGAACGCACCTGTGAACACCCGCCTGGCTATCGAGCACCCTGCCCTTGACCCCGACGTGGGCACCAATGGCGTCCAGACTTACCGTCTGCGAGATAACTACGGTGTCTTCACCCTGGACGTGGAGGAGAATGAAAGCGGAGAGAGGACCCCCTACCTGATTGTCATGGGGGCTCTGGACAGAGAGGCACGGGAGGAGTATGTCACGGTCATCATTGCTGAGGATGGGGGCGCTCCTCCGCTCGTGGGCAGTGCTACGCTTACTATTGGCATCAGCGACATCAATGACAACTGCCCCCAGTTCAGCGACTCACAGCTCAACGTCACCCTTTATGGGAATTCCAGCCTAGGGACACATGTGGCCACTGTCCACGCAGAAGACCTGGACCTTGGGTCCAATGCGGAGATCACCTACTCCTACAGCCAGAAGGTCCCTCAGCCATCCAGAGACTTGTTCCACCTGGATGAAAGCACAGGAGCCATCACTCTCTCCAGTAAGATTGATGGGGACGCCCCAAGGCTCCACAGGCTGATCATATTGGGCAATGGTCCTGGTTGTATCCCTGCTGTGATCACAGTGCTAGTGACCATCATCAAAGTCATGATGAGGCCACCTGAAGTTGTCCCTCGTTTCATAGCTAATGAAGTGGAAGGAGTGGTGTACTTAAAGGAATTGGAGCCTATTAACACACCAATAGCATTTTTTACCATCAAAGACCCtgatgaaaaatacaaagttaaTTGCTATTTGGATGGTGATGGGCCATTCAGACTTTCACCATACAAGCCATACAACAATGAATACCTCTTAGAGACCACAAAACCTTTGGACTATGAGACACAGCAGCTGTATGAAATCTCTGTAGTTGCATGGAACTCAGAAGGATTTAACgtaaacaaaataatcaaaatacaaGTTTTGGATGACAATGACAACTCACCAGTTTTCTCTCAACAGCTGATAGAATTATCCATTGAGGAAAACAATGTTCCCAATGCTTTCTTGACCAAACTACATGCTACAGATGCTGACAGTGGAGAAAGAGGGGAAGTGTCCTATTTTTTAGGGCCTGATGCaccttcctatttttctttggaTAAAACCACAGGAGTTCTCACAGTTGCCACTCAGctggacagagaagaaaaggagaaatacagATATACTGTGAAAGCAGTAGATTCTGGGTTCCCTCCAAGAGAGTCAATAGCAACTGTCACCATCACTGTGTTGGATAAAAATGATAATAGTCCAAGATTTATCAATAAGGATTTCAGCTTTTTTGTGCCAGAAAACTTTCCAGGTTTTGGTGAAATTGGAGTTATCAGTGTCACAGATGCTGATGCAGGGCAAAATGGATGGGTTGCCCTTTCAGTCCTGAATGGAAGTGATATTTTTGTCATAGATACTGGAAAAGGAGTTTTGAGAGCTAAAGTCTCCCTGGACAGGGAACAGCAAAGCTCCTATGTGCTGTGGATCGAAGCAGTTGATGGTGGTGATCCCGCCCTGTCTTCTACTGCAAAAATTACTATCCTTCTTCTGGACATAAATGACAACCCCCCTTTGGTCTTGTTTCCACAGTCTAATATGTCTTATTTGTTGGTTCTTCCTTCTACCCTTCCTGGCTCTCCCATCACTGAGGTCTATGCTGTCGATAAAGACACTGGCATGAACGCAGTCATAGCATACAGCATCATAGGAAGAAGAGGCCCCCGGCCAGAGTCATTTAGAATTGACCCTAAAACTGGTAATATCACCTTGGAAGAGTCGCTCATGCAAAATGACTATGGCCTGTATCGGCTGCTTGTAAAAGTTAGTGATCACGGCTATCCAGAACCTCTCCATTCCACTGTCATGGTGAATCTCTTCGTCAATGACACAGTTAGCAATGAGAGCTACATTGAAAGCTTATTAAGAAAGGAGCCTGATATCAATATAGAAGAAAAGCAGCCGCAAATATCCATAGAACCTACACATCAAAAAATGGAGTCAGCATCCTGCATGCCTACTTTAGTAGCTCTGTCAATAATAAGCTTGGGTTCAATTGCTTTAGTAACTGGGATGGGCATTTACATCTGtctgagaaaagggaaaaagcatcACAGAGCAGATGAAAACATGGAAGTACAAATCCCATTAAATGGAAGAATTAACCTGCACATGTTGGAGAAGAAACCAATGGAGATATCCAACATATGA